Below is a genomic region from Lusitaniella coriacea LEGE 07157.
TCAATCCGTCACCCCGTCCCCCCGTCCCCGTTTCAGAAGAAACGTCATCCCCCGTCACCCAATCTCCTCTCCTCTGCGCGCGTCACCTGCGAGTCGGCTTCCCTATGCGCGGCATTTTTGGACAAACCCAACGGTATTTGATGGCGGTTAATGATGTCTCCTTCGATGTCTATCGCGGGGAAACCTTGGGATTGGTGGGAGAGTCCGGTTGCGGCAAATCCACCCTAGCGCGTACCCTGCTGCGCCTCACTCCGGTGATGGATGGCACAATTGAATTTGAAGGACAAAACATTACGCACCTATCGGGGAAACAGTTGCGCCGTCTGCGTCGAGACATTCAAATCGTCTTCCAAAATCCTTATAATTCCCTCGATCCGCGCATGAGTATCGGGAAAACGGTTATGGAACCGTTAAAGATTCATGGGGTGGGGAAAGGTAGGCGCGATCGCAAGGATCGCGTGGCGTACTTATTAGAACGGGTGGGTTTAAACCCAGATTGGATGAAACGTTATCCCCACGAATTTTCCGGGGGACAGCGCCAACGGGTGTGTATTGCCAGAGCTTTGGCGCTCAATCCGAAGTTTATTATTTGTGATGAGTCCGTGTCGGCGTTGGATGTTTCCGTTCAGGCGCAAGTCTTAAATTTACTCAAAGAATTGCAAGGAGAGTTTGGCTTAACCTATATTTTTATCTCCCACGATTTGAGTGTGGTGAAGTTTATGAGCGATCGCGCGATCGTCATGAATAAAGGGAAAATTGAGGAAATGGGTCAAGCGGAACAAATTTATCAAAATCCCCAAGCGGCATATACTCGCCAGTTAATTGCCTCAATTCCGACGGGGGGATTTGTCGAACAAGGCGCAATTACAGGCGATTAGACGACATAGATGCATTCAATTTACGCCTGATGTGAACACCCTGAAACCCTTGCTAGGACAAGGGAACAGGGAAGAGTGAAAAAAATTACCCCAGAGTAAGGGTTTTAGCTTCTAATACACATTAAGCGTCAATTTTAAAACAAACTCAATTGTTGGGAAGGTGGAACGATATTATCCCAAGGAAGCGGGGGAATCGGTACGCCTTTTTGTTCTAAAAGTTTTTGAAATGTACGCGCAGTGTGAGGCGATCGCGCTTCTTGCGGACAATGGACAAAAAAGTAGAGTTGCACGCCTTCTGCTAACCATTCCCGGACGCGATCGACCCATTCGGACAGATACGCCTCATTGTACTGGGATTGCGGATGGCTGATGAAGCGAATCAAACTGCGTTTTCCCGTTACGATGGGTTGCAGGGGAACCTGGGGTTTGCGTCGTTCGGAATTCAATTGAGGATCGTCGGGACAGTTGTAAATTGGGCGCGTATCCAACAGTACCGTTGCAATCCCCAACTCATCAAGAAGATCGCGAAGTTGCTCGCAATAGGGAGATTTGAACCAATCCGGATGCCGCACTTCCAGCGCTAAATCGACTTCTTTCGCGGGTAATGCAGCCAAAAACCCTTGCAAATCTTTGAGGGATTGAGGGCTATAACTGGGGGGAAGTTGTGCGAAAATGATTCCCGCGCGGTCTTCCAACCCTTGAATGCGTTTGATGAAACTGAGGGCTTCGGGAATTTTGGGTTCAAGCAAACCGCCGTGAGTAATAGTTTTGGGAAATTTAGGGCAAAATTTAAATCCAGGTGAAGTTTCGGCTGCCCAACGCGCCACTATCGACTGATTAGGGACTGCATAAAAGGTGGTGTTGCCCTCAACTGCGGTCAATCGCTGGCTGTAAAGCTGCAAAAAGTCTTGGGGGCGACTTTTCGGGGGATAGAACTCACCCAACCAACCTTTATAAGACCAAACCGCACAACCGAGATAGAAATTCCTGCTGGAAACTGGGACATTGGACATTGTGGTATAAAATCCGTTTGAATCGCCTTAGTTAGGGCTGACACGGGGAAGGAGAGACACGGTGAATTTTTATGATGGGCAATTTGAAGGATTTGATATGAAATCCTGATTCATTTACGACAATTCCGCCGCAGTACCTCTTTCCCATAACGATAAACCACTAAATTGGCACTTCCCACATCTCCCCCACCGCGTCCCCAAACATCTTCTAGTTCGTAGACAGTTCTTCCATTGCGAAAAGAGTAAATCCAGGAACGTCCCGTATTGCGATTAAAACCATTATTAATTTGAATCCGCGCGCTATCCGTACTTTGGAGGTAGGAAAATTGTCGCGTTGCATATTCGCTCAACGTAATTGTATATTCGCGACAGTGGTAGGTGTACGACCAACCCACACCAGCACGAACAATGGGAGAGAACGCGATCGCGCCCAGCGTGGTTGCTCCTGCAATAATAAATGAAAGGGGTTTCATAACAACTTTCTCCTAAACCATCTTTAGCATTGGCTTTAACCTTTGGTGAAAGGATAACCATTTTCAACCCATTGTATAGCTGTAGCCATAATAGTTAGGACAACAGCCAAAGCACCAAACCTTGACCCTTCAAGCCTTTCCCTTCTGCCATCTGCCATCTGCCTCCTGCCTTTTGCTATATTACGCCTCACCGTAGGAACTCCGTGCCAAATCAATCCCCAATTCCTTCTCGAAAATCTCGCAATACCTGACCGCCGTTTTATTCCAAGACCAATGTTCTCGCGCAAAATCAGCCACATCCGTTCTCAATTGAGTTTGCGTCGAACCCTTTCCCAAAAACTGCTGAATTTTTTCCGACCATCGTTC
It encodes:
- a CDS encoding DUF72 domain-containing protein: MSNVPVSSRNFYLGCAVWSYKGWLGEFYPPKSRPQDFLQLYSQRLTAVEGNTTFYAVPNQSIVARWAAETSPGFKFCPKFPKTITHGGLLEPKIPEALSFIKRIQGLEDRAGIIFAQLPPSYSPQSLKDLQGFLAALPAKEVDLALEVRHPDWFKSPYCEQLRDLLDELGIATVLLDTRPIYNCPDDPQLNSERRKPQVPLQPIVTGKRSLIRFISHPQSQYNEAYLSEWVDRVREWLAEGVQLYFFVHCPQEARSPHTARTFQKLLEQKGVPIPPLPWDNIVPPSQQLSLF
- a CDS encoding ABC transporter ATP-binding protein, with the translated sequence NPSPRPPVPVSEETSSPVTQSPLLCARHLRVGFPMRGIFGQTQRYLMAVNDVSFDVYRGETLGLVGESGCGKSTLARTLLRLTPVMDGTIEFEGQNITHLSGKQLRRLRRDIQIVFQNPYNSLDPRMSIGKTVMEPLKIHGVGKGRRDRKDRVAYLLERVGLNPDWMKRYPHEFSGGQRQRVCIARALALNPKFIICDESVSALDVSVQAQVLNLLKELQGEFGLTYIFISHDLSVVKFMSDRAIVMNKGKIEEMGQAEQIYQNPQAAYTRQLIASIPTGGFVEQGAITGD